The Sulfitobacter donghicola DSW-25 = KCTC 12864 = JCM 14565 genome has a segment encoding these proteins:
- the moaC gene encoding cyclic pyranopterin monophosphate synthase MoaC — protein sequence MGLTHFDGDGHAHMVDVSDKAVTSRIATAENHIKMQQETFDIITEGRAKKGDVLGVARLAGIMAAKKTSDLIPLCHPLPITSVSVDLTPDPDLPGIRIVATVKTTGQTGVEMEALTAASVTALTVYDMSKAVDKTMEIGGLRVTLKDGGKSGRHTAP from the coding sequence ATGGGACTGACGCATTTTGACGGCGACGGCCATGCGCATATGGTTGATGTATCGGACAAGGCAGTGACCTCGCGCATCGCGACTGCCGAAAACCACATCAAGATGCAGCAAGAAACCTTTGATATCATTACAGAAGGCCGCGCCAAAAAAGGTGACGTTTTGGGCGTTGCACGGCTTGCCGGTATCATGGCTGCGAAAAAGACATCCGACCTGATCCCGCTATGCCACCCGCTGCCGATCACCTCGGTTTCGGTTGACCTAACGCCCGATCCCGACCTGCCCGGTATTCGCATTGTTGCCACTGTCAAAACCACAGGCCAGACAGGCGTTGAGATGGAGGCGCTTACCGCGGCATCCGTCACCGCCCTCACCGTCTATGACATGAGCAAGGCCGTTGATAAAACGATGGAAATCGGCGGCCTGCGCGTGACGTTAAAAGACGGCGGGAAATCAGGCCGCCACACGGCGCCATGA